The Candidatus Mycolicibacterium alkanivorans genome contains a region encoding:
- a CDS encoding MMPL/RND family transporter produces the protein MIALNKGERPRVDEHGNRPHIAHWIRWLSVPIILGWLALTIFTNVAVPQIEVVGQAQSTPMAASDAPSTIAMNTIGKTFQEFDSNTSVMIVLESDQPLGDAAHQYYNEIISRLDADRKHVEHVQDFWSDPLTAAGSQSADGKSAYVQAYLAGNMGEGLANESVEAVKKVVESVPAPPGIKAYVTGPSALIADTHIAGDRSLRLITGLTFGVITLMLLFVYRSIITVVLALIMVFLELGVARGVVAFLGHYHLIGLSTFAVNLLVMLAIAAGTDYVIFLFGRYQEGRSKGKDKESAYYEMYHGTGHVILGSGLTIAGAMFCLHFTRSPMFNSLGIPLAIGMLVVVAAAMTLGPAVVTVASHFNLLEPKRATRERFWRRIGAAVVRWPGPILVSTVALCLIGLIALPSYRTDYNDRHYLPPDIPASEGFAAAERHFPAARLSPELLMVESDHDLRNSADFLVIDRVAKAMFHTPGVGRVQTITRPLGTPIEHSSIPFMLGMQGTTQTMNQSYLQDRMKDMLKMGDDMNVSIATMTQMYNLMGDLNAVTHDMVGKMDLTLADIQTLRDHISDFDDFFRPIRNYFYWEPHCFDIPVCWSIRSVFDTLDGIDTMTDDFQQLVPSLHQLDMLTAQMRATMPPMIETMKSMRTMQLTMQSTQSGMYDQIAAMQENQSAMGKAFDDAKNDDSFYLPPEAFDNPDFKRGMKMFLSPDGKAVRFIISHEGDPMSPEGISHIDPIKNAAFEAIKGTPLEGSKIYLAGTAASYKDMQESANYDLMIAGIAALCLIFIIMLVLTRAVVAAASIVGTVLLSLGTSFGMSVLIWQHLIGRPLHWMVLVMSVIILLAVGSDYNLLLVSRLKEEIGAGLNTGVIRAMGGSGSVVTSAGLVFAVTMAAMAFSDLTILAQVGTTIGMGLLVDTLVIRSFMTPSIAALLGRWFWWPQRVRQRPEPNPWPQPRTELTEAVAAPARRDV, from the coding sequence ATGATCGCCCTCAACAAGGGCGAGCGGCCCCGGGTCGACGAACACGGCAACCGGCCGCACATCGCGCACTGGATCCGCTGGTTGTCGGTGCCGATCATCCTCGGCTGGCTGGCACTGACGATCTTCACCAACGTCGCCGTGCCTCAGATCGAGGTGGTCGGACAGGCACAGTCGACGCCGATGGCGGCCAGCGACGCGCCGTCGACCATCGCCATGAACACGATCGGCAAGACGTTCCAGGAGTTCGACTCCAACACGTCGGTGATGATCGTGCTGGAGAGCGACCAGCCACTCGGCGACGCCGCCCACCAGTACTACAACGAGATCATCAGCAGGCTCGACGCCGACCGCAAGCACGTCGAGCACGTCCAGGACTTCTGGAGCGACCCGCTGACCGCGGCCGGCTCGCAGAGCGCCGACGGCAAGTCGGCCTATGTGCAGGCCTACCTCGCCGGCAACATGGGCGAGGGGCTGGCCAACGAGTCGGTGGAGGCGGTCAAGAAGGTCGTCGAGAGCGTCCCTGCGCCACCCGGGATCAAGGCCTACGTCACCGGCCCGTCCGCGCTGATCGCCGACACCCACATCGCCGGTGACCGAAGCCTGCGCCTGATCACCGGTCTGACCTTCGGCGTCATCACACTGATGCTGCTGTTCGTCTACCGGTCTATCATCACCGTGGTCCTGGCGCTGATCATGGTGTTCCTGGAGTTGGGGGTGGCGCGCGGTGTGGTGGCGTTCCTCGGCCACTACCACCTGATCGGCCTGTCCACCTTCGCGGTCAACCTGCTCGTCATGCTGGCCATCGCTGCCGGCACCGACTACGTCATCTTCCTCTTCGGGCGCTATCAGGAGGGCCGCTCGAAAGGCAAGGACAAAGAGTCCGCCTACTACGAGATGTATCACGGGACCGGCCACGTGATCCTCGGCTCCGGCCTGACCATCGCCGGCGCGATGTTCTGCTTGCACTTCACCCGCAGCCCGATGTTCAACTCGCTGGGCATCCCACTGGCCATCGGCATGCTGGTCGTGGTGGCAGCCGCGATGACGCTGGGGCCCGCGGTCGTGACGGTGGCCAGCCACTTCAACCTGCTGGAGCCCAAACGCGCCACCCGGGAACGGTTCTGGCGCCGCATCGGTGCCGCGGTGGTCCGCTGGCCCGGACCGATCCTCGTCTCGACGGTGGCATTGTGTCTGATCGGTCTCATTGCGCTGCCCAGCTACCGGACCGATTACAACGACCGGCACTACCTCCCGCCCGACATCCCCGCCAGCGAGGGATTCGCCGCCGCGGAACGGCATTTCCCGGCGGCCCGGCTGAGCCCTGAGCTGCTGATGGTCGAGAGCGATCACGATCTGCGCAACTCCGCGGATTTCCTGGTGATCGACCGGGTCGCCAAGGCGATGTTCCACACGCCCGGCGTCGGCCGGGTCCAGACCATCACCCGGCCCCTGGGCACCCCGATCGAGCACAGCTCGATCCCGTTCATGCTCGGCATGCAGGGCACGACGCAGACGATGAATCAGTCGTACCTGCAGGACCGCATGAAGGACATGCTGAAGATGGGCGACGACATGAACGTCTCCATCGCCACCATGACGCAGATGTACAACCTGATGGGCGACCTCAACGCCGTCACCCACGACATGGTCGGCAAGATGGACCTGACCCTGGCCGACATTCAGACATTGCGTGACCACATCTCGGACTTCGACGACTTCTTCCGTCCGATTCGCAACTACTTCTACTGGGAACCGCACTGCTTCGACATCCCGGTGTGCTGGTCGATCCGCTCGGTGTTCGACACCCTCGACGGCATCGACACCATGACCGACGACTTCCAGCAGCTGGTACCCAGCCTGCATCAGCTCGACATGCTGACCGCGCAGATGCGCGCGACCATGCCGCCGATGATCGAGACGATGAAGTCGATGCGGACCATGCAGCTCACCATGCAGAGCACGCAGTCCGGCATGTACGACCAGATCGCGGCCATGCAGGAGAACCAGAGCGCGATGGGCAAGGCGTTCGACGACGCCAAGAACGACGACTCGTTCTATCTGCCGCCCGAGGCCTTCGACAACCCCGACTTCAAACGCGGGATGAAGATGTTCCTGTCACCGGACGGAAAAGCGGTGCGGTTCATCATCTCTCACGAGGGTGATCCGATGTCTCCCGAAGGCATCTCGCACATCGACCCGATCAAGAACGCCGCGTTCGAGGCGATCAAGGGCACCCCGCTGGAGGGCTCCAAGATCTACCTGGCCGGCACGGCCGCCAGCTACAAGGACATGCAGGAGAGCGCGAACTACGACCTGATGATCGCCGGGATCGCGGCGCTGTGCCTGATCTTTATCATCATGCTGGTCCTGACCCGGGCCGTGGTGGCCGCCGCGTCGATCGTGGGTACGGTGCTGCTCTCGCTGGGCACGTCGTTCGGCATGTCGGTGTTGATCTGGCAGCACCTGATCGGCCGTCCCCTGCACTGGATGGTCCTGGTGATGTCGGTCATCATCCTGCTGGCGGTCGGCTCGGACTACAACCTGCTGTTGGTCTCCCGACTCAAGGAGGAGATCGGCGCCGGCCTGAACACCGGAGTCATCCGGGCCATGGGCGGCAGCGGCTCGGTGGTCACCTCCGCGGGCCTGGTGTTCGCGGTGACCATGGCGGCGATGGCGTTCTCCGACCTGACGATCCTGGCTCAGGTGGGCACTACCATCGGTATGGGCCTGCTGGTCGACACCCTGGTGATCCGTTCGTTCATGACGCCGTCGATCGCCGCACTGCTCGGCCGCTGGTTCTGGTGGCCGCAACGGGTTCGGCAGCGTCCGGAACCGAACCCGTGGCCGCAGCCGCGCACGGAGCTGACGGAGGCTGTCGCCGCCCCGGCACGGCGCGATGTGTGA
- a CDS encoding MmpS family protein, which produces MRLLRKLWLPLVILIVIVVAAFAVNRLHGFFGKAELTREGSGLANDPKPFNPKTVVYEIYGPPGTVATINYLDLDATPQIARDVTLPWSLTLTTTAPAASANIVAQGDSDTIGCRITVNGELKDEKTSTGVNAQTFCLVKSA; this is translated from the coding sequence ATGCGCCTGCTGCGCAAGTTGTGGCTGCCGCTCGTCATCCTCATCGTCATCGTGGTCGCCGCGTTCGCCGTCAACCGGCTGCACGGGTTCTTCGGCAAAGCCGAACTCACCCGCGAGGGCAGCGGACTGGCCAACGACCCCAAGCCGTTCAACCCCAAGACCGTGGTCTACGAGATCTACGGCCCACCGGGAACCGTCGCGACCATCAACTACCTCGACCTGGACGCGACCCCACAGATCGCCCGCGACGTGACCCTGCCCTGGTCGCTGACTCTGACCACCACCGCACCCGCCGCCTCGGCCAACATTGTCGCGCAGGGTGACAGCGACACCATCGGCTGCCGCATCACCGTCAACGGCGAGCTAAAGGACGAGAAGACCTCCACCGGGGTCAACGCGCAGACCTTCTGCCTGGTCAAGTCCGCATGA
- a CDS encoding winged helix-turn-helix transcriptional regulator, producing MYGFLHKGPARPRRVGITKAATSARLGELVDAGLLVRRPYREPGQRVRDEYVLTEAGTELMSVVWSMFEWGRRHLADDSRLRLTHLGCRADATVEIRCAEGHPVPPEELGVALRRRGTATPEPE from the coding sequence GTGTACGGATTCCTCCATAAAGGCCCCGCCCGACCGCGCCGCGTCGGGATCACCAAGGCGGCGACCTCGGCGCGGCTGGGCGAACTCGTCGACGCCGGGCTGCTCGTCCGTCGCCCGTACCGGGAGCCGGGGCAGCGGGTGCGTGACGAGTACGTGCTGACCGAGGCGGGCACGGAGTTGATGTCGGTGGTGTGGTCGATGTTCGAGTGGGGTCGTCGCCACCTGGCCGACGATTCTCGGCTGCGGTTGACCCATCTGGGCTGCCGCGCCGACGCCACCGTCGAAATCCGCTGCGCCGAAGGTCATCCCGTTCCCCCGGAAGAGCTGGGTGTCGCGCTCCGGCGGCGCGGCACAGCGACGCCCGAACCGGAGTAG
- a CDS encoding transposase family protein, giving the protein MRATTLLNRVLDLPKTMVGACPHCDFRTRHRYDTPMVDSAWRHLDLSGRVCVLKLRRRRLRCPEHGVLAESVPFARPGSGFT; this is encoded by the coding sequence GTGCGCGCGACCACTTTACTCAACCGTGTCCTCGACCTGCCGAAGACCATGGTCGGCGCCTGTCCGCATTGCGATTTCCGTACCCGGCACCGCTACGACACACCGATGGTGGATTCGGCGTGGCGGCACCTGGACCTAAGTGGGCGGGTATGTGTGCTCAAACTGCGGCGACGTCGGTTGCGCTGCCCCGAGCACGGTGTCCTGGCCGAGTCAGTGCCGTTCGCGCGGCCGGGATCGGGGTTCACCTAG
- the groL gene encoding chaperonin GroEL (60 kDa chaperone family; promotes refolding of misfolded polypeptides especially under stressful conditions; forms two stacked rings of heptamers to form a barrel-shaped 14mer; ends can be capped by GroES; misfolded proteins enter the barrel where they are refolded when GroES binds), whose amino-acid sequence MAKTIAFDEDARRALERGVDKLADAVKVTLGPKGRNVVLGRHLAKPLVTNDGVTVARGIQLGDPYEKMGAELVKEVAKKTDDVAGDGTTTATVLAQAMVHEGLRNIAAGANPMAIRRGITAGLANVIRAIGEAARPVETTEQIAATATISSGDPAIGNLVAAALDKVGTHGIITAEASDTIGLTLELVEGVRFEKGYLSPYFVTDFERLEVVLDNPYILFVSSVISSVRQLMPIVEKVMKSGRPLVIVAEDVTDDALATLVVNNVRGTFTSAAVKSPGFGDRRELMLRDMAILTGGEVISEAIGVTVEAASLDLLGTARRVLITKNDTSIIGGAGDPAAIAGRIKEITTAIEASTDDYDTDKLRERLAKLSAAAAVIRIGAATEIELKERKHRVEDAVRNARAATEEGVVAGGGVALLQASTTAFDTLDLTGDEATGAHVLRIALQAPLKQIAINAGLEGGVVIDKVRRLPIGHGLNAATGHYGDMIAAGIIDPLKVTRLALENAASIAAIFLTAEVLIADKPQIPLSEMPPL is encoded by the coding sequence GTGGCTAAGACAATCGCCTTCGACGAGGATGCCCGGCGGGCTTTGGAGCGTGGGGTGGACAAACTCGCGGACGCCGTCAAGGTCACCCTGGGCCCCAAGGGCCGCAATGTCGTGCTCGGTCGTCACCTGGCGAAACCGCTTGTGACCAACGACGGCGTCACCGTTGCGCGCGGTATCCAACTCGGCGACCCCTACGAAAAGATGGGCGCCGAACTGGTCAAAGAGGTCGCCAAGAAGACCGACGACGTCGCCGGTGATGGTACGACCACCGCCACCGTGCTGGCCCAGGCCATGGTGCACGAAGGGCTGCGCAACATCGCCGCCGGCGCCAACCCGATGGCGATCAGGCGGGGCATCACCGCTGGGTTGGCCAATGTCATCCGGGCGATCGGCGAGGCTGCTCGACCAGTCGAAACCACCGAACAGATCGCCGCGACCGCCACGATCTCCTCGGGCGACCCGGCTATCGGGAACCTTGTTGCCGCGGCGTTGGACAAGGTCGGTACGCACGGCATCATCACCGCGGAGGCATCGGACACGATCGGCCTGACCCTTGAGCTCGTCGAGGGTGTGCGATTCGAGAAGGGCTACCTCAGTCCGTACTTCGTGACCGACTTCGAACGGCTCGAGGTCGTCCTGGACAACCCGTACATTCTTTTCGTCTCATCGGTGATCAGCTCGGTGCGGCAGCTGATGCCGATCGTGGAAAAGGTGATGAAATCCGGTCGTCCGCTGGTCATCGTGGCCGAAGACGTCACCGACGATGCGCTGGCGACCTTGGTCGTCAACAACGTGCGCGGCACGTTCACCTCAGCGGCGGTGAAGTCGCCCGGTTTCGGCGACCGGCGTGAGTTGATGCTGCGCGACATGGCCATCCTCACCGGTGGCGAAGTCATCTCCGAGGCCATCGGAGTGACCGTCGAGGCCGCGAGCCTCGACTTGCTCGGAACCGCCCGTCGGGTGCTGATCACCAAAAACGACACCTCCATCATCGGCGGCGCCGGCGACCCCGCCGCGATCGCCGGGCGGATCAAGGAAATCACCACCGCGATCGAGGCCTCGACCGACGATTACGACACCGACAAACTCCGGGAACGCCTGGCCAAGCTCAGCGCCGCGGCGGCGGTGATCCGGATCGGCGCCGCAACCGAGATCGAACTCAAAGAACGCAAACATCGGGTCGAGGACGCCGTGCGCAACGCGAGGGCCGCAACCGAGGAAGGCGTCGTGGCCGGCGGGGGTGTCGCATTGCTGCAAGCATCCACGACCGCCTTCGACACACTCGACCTCACCGGCGACGAGGCGACCGGCGCCCACGTCTTACGGATTGCTCTGCAGGCACCGCTGAAACAGATCGCCATCAACGCCGGACTAGAAGGAGGCGTTGTCATCGACAAGGTCAGACGCCTACCAATCGGGCACGGCCTAAACGCCGCAACCGGACACTACGGCGACATGATCGCCGCCGGAATCATAGACCCACTCAAGGTAACCCGACTAGCACTGGAAAACGCGGCGTCCATCGCAGCGATATTCCTGACCGCCGAAGTACTCATCGCCGACAAACCCCAAATCCCGCTATCAGAAATGCCCCCACTCTAA
- a CDS encoding NDMA-dependent alcohol dehydrogenase, with product MKTTAAVLLEPGKPFEIMELDLDGPGVGEVLIKYTAAGLCHSDLHLTDGDLPPRYPIVGGHEGAGIIEDVGPGVTKVKPGDHVVCSFIPNCGTCRYCATGRSSLCDMGATILEGCMPDGSFRLHRDGLDFGAMCMLGTFSERATVSEHSVVKIDDWLPLETAVVVGCGVPTGWGTSVYAGGVRSGDTTVIYGVGGLGINAVQGAVSAGAKYVVVVDPVAFKRDTAMKFGATHAFADAATAAAKVKELTWGQGADQALILVGTVDEEVVSAATAVIGKGGTVVITGLADPAKLTVHVSGCDLTLNEKTIRGTLFGSSNPQYDIVRLLRLYDAGQLKLDELITTRYTLDQVNEGYQDLRDGKNIRGVIIHA from the coding sequence GTGAAGACCACCGCGGCAGTGTTGCTGGAGCCGGGGAAACCGTTCGAGATCATGGAGCTCGACCTCGATGGTCCCGGTGTTGGCGAGGTGCTGATCAAGTACACCGCCGCCGGGTTGTGCCATTCGGACCTGCACTTGACCGACGGTGATCTGCCGCCGCGGTATCCCATTGTCGGGGGCCATGAGGGGGCGGGCATCATCGAGGACGTCGGGCCCGGGGTCACCAAGGTCAAGCCGGGTGATCACGTCGTGTGCAGCTTCATCCCGAACTGTGGAACCTGCCGGTACTGCGCGACGGGACGGTCCAGCCTGTGCGACATGGGCGCCACCATCCTCGAAGGGTGCATGCCCGACGGCAGTTTCCGGTTGCACCGCGACGGGCTGGATTTCGGGGCGATGTGCATGCTGGGCACATTTTCTGAACGCGCGACTGTCTCCGAGCATTCGGTGGTCAAGATCGATGACTGGCTGCCGCTTGAGACGGCGGTGGTGGTGGGTTGCGGTGTTCCGACCGGCTGGGGCACTTCGGTGTACGCCGGCGGGGTGCGCTCTGGTGATACCACCGTCATCTATGGTGTCGGTGGGCTGGGTATCAACGCTGTCCAAGGTGCGGTCAGTGCGGGCGCGAAGTACGTCGTGGTCGTCGATCCGGTGGCGTTCAAACGTGACACCGCCATGAAATTCGGTGCCACCCATGCCTTCGCCGACGCCGCTACCGCGGCGGCCAAGGTCAAGGAGCTCACCTGGGGGCAGGGGGCCGACCAGGCGCTGATCTTGGTTGGCACCGTCGATGAGGAGGTGGTGAGCGCGGCGACTGCGGTGATCGGTAAGGGCGGCACCGTGGTCATCACCGGGCTGGCGGACCCGGCGAAACTCACCGTGCACGTCTCGGGTTGCGATCTGACTCTCAATGAGAAGACGATCAGGGGCACACTGTTCGGCTCGTCCAACCCGCAGTACGACATCGTACGGTTGCTCCGTCTCTACGACGCCGGCCAACTCAAACTCGACGAGTTGATCACCACCCGATACACCCTCGACCAGGTCAACGAGGGCTATCAGGACCTGCGAGACGGCAAGAACATCCGCGGTGTGATCATCCACGCCTGA